Proteins encoded together in one Perognathus longimembris pacificus isolate PPM17 chromosome 8, ASM2315922v1, whole genome shotgun sequence window:
- the Sema4f gene encoding semaphorin-4F isoform X7, which produces MVLSPAEWGDEDGDDEVYFFFTETARVFDSYELIKVPRVARVCAGDRGGRKTLKQRWTTFLKADLLCPGPEHGRAFSVLQDMAELQPEPGAGTPVFYGIFSSQWEGAVVSAVCAFLPQDIRTALNGPFRELKHECNRAMPVIESEVPQPRPGQCITNNRKLQQFSSSLALPDRVLTFIRDHPLMDRPVDGQPLLVTTDIAYLRVVAHRVTSLSGKEYDVLYLGTEDGHLHRAVHIGAQLSVLEDLALFPEPQPVENMKLFHGWLLVGSRSEVTQVNTTNCGRLQSCSECILAQDPVCAWSFRLDACVAHAGEHRGLVQDIESADVSSLCPREPGEHPVVFEVPVATAAHVVLPCSPSSAWASCVWHQPSGVTTLTPRRDGLEVVVTPGAMGAYACECQEGGAARVVAAYSLVSGSPRDPPSQAHTVGAGLGGFILGVLAASLTLLLIGRSQQQRRQRELLARDKVGLDLGAPPSGTTSYSQDPPSPSPEDERLPLALAKRGSGFAGFPPPFLLDPYTSPAHIRLTGAPLATCDETSI; this is translated from the exons ATGGTCTTGAGCCCAGCCGAATGGGGGGATGAAGATGGAGATGATGAAGTCTACTTCTTCTTTACGGAGACTGCCAGAGTATTTGACTCATATGAACTCATTAAGGTCCCACGGGTGGCTCGAGTGTGTGcg GGTGACCGTGGGGGACGGAAGACCCTCAAGCAGAGGTGGACGACATTTCTGAAGGCTGACCTTCTatgtccagggcctgagcatggccGGGCCTTCAGTGTCCTACAGGACATGGCTGAGCTTCAACCTGAACCTGGAGCAGGGACCCCAGTCTTCTATGGCATCTTTTCCTCCCAGTG GGAAGGGGCTGTTGTCTCTGCTGTCTGTGCCTTCCTACCCCAAGACATTCGGACAGCACTGAACGGTCCCTTTCGAGAACTAAAACATGAGTGCAACAGGGCAATGCCTGTCATAGAAAGTGAAGTACCTCAGCCTAGACCCGGACAG TGCATTACCAACAACAGGAAGCTGCAGCAGTTTAGCTCATCGCTCGCTCTGCCTGACCGTGTGCTCACTTTCATCCGGGACCACCCACTCATGGATAGGCCAGTTGATGGCCAACCCCTGCTGGTGACTACGGATATAGCTTATCTCAGAGTCGTGGCCCACAGGGTGACCAGCCTCTCAGGGAAAGAATATGATGTGCTCTATCTGGGGACAG AGGACGGACACCTTCACCGAGCAGTGCACATCGGAGCCCAACTCAGCGTCCTTGAGGATCTGGCCTTGTTCCCAGAGCCACAGCCAGTGGAGAACATGAAATTGTTCCAT GGCTGGCTCCTGGTTGGCTCCCGTTCTGAGGTGACACAAGTAAACACGACCAATTGTGGTCGCCTCCAGAGTTGCTCAGAGTGCATCCTGGCCCAGGACCCTGTCTGTGCCTGGAGCTTCCGGCTAGATGCATGTGTGGCCCATGCTGGTGAGCACCGAGG GCTGGTCCAAGATATAGAGTCAGCAGATGTCTCTTCTTTGTGTCCCAGAGAACCTGGAG AACATCCAGTAGTGTTTGAAGTTCCTGTGGCCACAGCTGCACATGTCGTCTTGCCATGCTCCCCCAGCTCAGCGTGGGCATCCTGTGTGTGGCACCAGCCCAGTGGAGTGACTACACTCACCCCTCGGCGGGATGGGCTAGAGGTGGTAGTGACCCCAGGAGCTATGGGTGCTTATGCCTGTGAATGTCAGGAGGGCGGGGCAGCCCGTGTGGTAGCGGCTTACAGCTTGGTATCGGGCAGTCCGAGGGATCCTCCAAGCCAGGCTCACACAGTGGGTGCTGGACTGGGTGGTTTTATCCTGGGGGTTCTTGCAGCATCCCTGACTCTCCTCCTGATTGGCCGAAGCCAGCAGCAACGGAGACAGAGGGAACTACTAGCTAGAGACAAGGTGGGCTTAGATCTGGGGGCCCCACCCTCTGGGACCACAAGCTATAGTCAAgaccctccttccccttctcctgagGATGAACGGCTACCCCTAGCTCTGGCCAAGAGGGGCAGTGGCTTTGCTGGTTTCCCTCCACCCTTCCTGCTTGATCCTTACACTAGCCCAGCCCACATTCGACTTACAGGAGCTCCTCTAGCCACATGTGATGAGACATCCATCTAG
- the Sema4f gene encoding semaphorin-4F isoform X3: protein MLARHARPRPGPGPPLARPLPLLLLLGAVLSGPVSGHVPRSVPRTSLPSSEVDSYLTRFAVPHIYNYTVLLVDPASHTLYVGARDTIFALSLPFSGERPHRIDWMVPESHRQDCMKKGKKEDECHNFVQILTIANASHLFTCGTFAFDPKCGVIDVSSFQQVERLESGRGKCPFEPAQRSAAVMVAPAFVSAMVLSPAEWGDEDGDDEVYFFFTETARVFDSYELIKVPRVARVCAGDRGGRKTLKQRWTTFLKADLLCPGPEHGRAFSVLQDMAELQPEPGAGTPVFYGIFSSQWEGAVVSAVCAFLPQDIRTALNGPFRELKHECNRAMPVIESEVPQPRPGQCITNNRKLQQFSSSLALPDRVLTFIRDHPLMDRPVDGQPLLVTTDIAYLRVVAHRVTSLSGKEYDVLYLGTEDGHLHRAVHIGAQLSVLEDLALFPEPQPVENMKLFHGWLLVGSRSEVTQVNTTNCGRLQSCSECILAQDPVCAWSFRLDACVAHAGEHRGLVQDIESADVSSLCPREPGEHPVVFEVPVATAAHVVLPCSPSSAWASCVWHQPSGVTTLTPRRDGLEVVVTPGAMGAYACECQEGGAARVVAAYSLVSGSPRDPPSQAHTVGAGLGGFILGVLAASLTLLLIGRSQQQRRQRELLARDKVGLDLGAPPSGTTSYSQDPPSPSPEDERLPLALAKRGSGFAGFPPPFLLDPYTSPAHIRLTGAPLATCDETSI from the exons ATGCTGGCCCGTCACGCgcggccccgcccgggccccgggccgccTCTGGCCCGGCCCTTGccgttgctgctgctgcttgggGCCGTGCTGAGCGGCCCGGTGTCTGGCCACGTACCCCGCTCAGTGCCCAGGACTTCGCTTCCCAGCTCTG AGGTGGATTCCTATCTCACTCGGTTTGCTGTCCCTCATATATACAATTACACTGTTCTTCTTGTGGATCCTGCTTCCCACACACTTTATGTCGGTGCCCGGGATACCATCTTTGCTTTGTCCCTACCCTTCTCAGGGGAGAGACCCCACAGG ATTGACTGGATGGTACCTGAGTCTCACAGACAAGACTGTAtgaagaaaggcaagaaagag GATGAATGTCACAATTTTGTCCAGATTCTCACCATTGCCAATGCCTCTCACCTCTTCACTTGTGGCACCTTCGCTTTTGATCCGAAGTGCGGGGTTATT GATGTGTCCAGTTTCCAGCAGGTTGAAAGACTTGAGAGTGGTCGGGGGAAATGTCCTTTTGAGCCAGCTCAGCGGTCAGCAGCTGTAATGGTTG ccccagcttttgtCTCAGCCATGGTCTTGAGCCCAGCCGAATGGGGGGATGAAGATGGAGATGATGAAGTCTACTTCTTCTTTACGGAGACTGCCAGAGTATTTGACTCATATGAACTCATTAAGGTCCCACGGGTGGCTCGAGTGTGTGcg GGTGACCGTGGGGGACGGAAGACCCTCAAGCAGAGGTGGACGACATTTCTGAAGGCTGACCTTCTatgtccagggcctgagcatggccGGGCCTTCAGTGTCCTACAGGACATGGCTGAGCTTCAACCTGAACCTGGAGCAGGGACCCCAGTCTTCTATGGCATCTTTTCCTCCCAGTG GGAAGGGGCTGTTGTCTCTGCTGTCTGTGCCTTCCTACCCCAAGACATTCGGACAGCACTGAACGGTCCCTTTCGAGAACTAAAACATGAGTGCAACAGGGCAATGCCTGTCATAGAAAGTGAAGTACCTCAGCCTAGACCCGGACAG TGCATTACCAACAACAGGAAGCTGCAGCAGTTTAGCTCATCGCTCGCTCTGCCTGACCGTGTGCTCACTTTCATCCGGGACCACCCACTCATGGATAGGCCAGTTGATGGCCAACCCCTGCTGGTGACTACGGATATAGCTTATCTCAGAGTCGTGGCCCACAGGGTGACCAGCCTCTCAGGGAAAGAATATGATGTGCTCTATCTGGGGACAG AGGACGGACACCTTCACCGAGCAGTGCACATCGGAGCCCAACTCAGCGTCCTTGAGGATCTGGCCTTGTTCCCAGAGCCACAGCCAGTGGAGAACATGAAATTGTTCCAT GGCTGGCTCCTGGTTGGCTCCCGTTCTGAGGTGACACAAGTAAACACGACCAATTGTGGTCGCCTCCAGAGTTGCTCAGAGTGCATCCTGGCCCAGGACCCTGTCTGTGCCTGGAGCTTCCGGCTAGATGCATGTGTGGCCCATGCTGGTGAGCACCGAGG GCTGGTCCAAGATATAGAGTCAGCAGATGTCTCTTCTTTGTGTCCCAGAGAACCTGGAG AACATCCAGTAGTGTTTGAAGTTCCTGTGGCCACAGCTGCACATGTCGTCTTGCCATGCTCCCCCAGCTCAGCGTGGGCATCCTGTGTGTGGCACCAGCCCAGTGGAGTGACTACACTCACCCCTCGGCGGGATGGGCTAGAGGTGGTAGTGACCCCAGGAGCTATGGGTGCTTATGCCTGTGAATGTCAGGAGGGCGGGGCAGCCCGTGTGGTAGCGGCTTACAGCTTGGTATCGGGCAGTCCGAGGGATCCTCCAAGCCAGGCTCACACAGTGGGTGCTGGACTGGGTGGTTTTATCCTGGGGGTTCTTGCAGCATCCCTGACTCTCCTCCTGATTGGCCGAAGCCAGCAGCAACGGAGACAGAGGGAACTACTAGCTAGAGACAAGGTGGGCTTAGATCTGGGGGCCCCACCCTCTGGGACCACAAGCTATAGTCAAgaccctccttccccttctcctgagGATGAACGGCTACCCCTAGCTCTGGCCAAGAGGGGCAGTGGCTTTGCTGGTTTCCCTCCACCCTTCCTGCTTGATCCTTACACTAGCCCAGCCCACATTCGACTTACAGGAGCTCCTCTAGCCACATGTGATGAGACATCCATCTAG